Proteins encoded by one window of Manihot esculenta cultivar AM560-2 chromosome 10, M.esculenta_v8, whole genome shotgun sequence:
- the LOC110624851 gene encoding tubulin alpha-2 chain: protein MRECISIHIGQAGIQVGNACWELYCLEHGIQPDGQMPSDKTVGGGDDAFNTFFSETGAGKHVPRAVFVDLEPTVIDEVRTGTYRQLFHPEQLISGKEDAANNFARGHYTIGKEIVDLCLDRIRKLADNCTGLQGFLVFNAVGGGTGSGLGSLLLERLSVDYGKKSKLGFTVYPSPQVSTSVVEPYNSVLSTHSLLEHTDVAVLLDNEAIYDICRRSLDIERPTYTNLNRLVSQVISSLTASLRFDGALNVDVTEFQTNLVPYPRIHFMLSSYAPVISAEKAYHEQLSVAEITNSAFEPSSMMAKCDPRHGKYMACCLMYRGDVVPKDVNAAVATIKTKRTIQFVDWCPTGFKCGINYQPPTVVPGGDLAKVQRAVCMISNSTSVAEVFSRIDHKFDLMYAKRAFVHWYVGEGMEEGEFSEAREDLAALEKDYEEVGAESAEGDDGEDEEY, encoded by the exons ATGAGAGAGTGCATTTCGATTCACATTGGTCAGGCCGGTATCCAGGTCGGCAATGCCTGCTGGGAGCTGTACTGCCTCGAGCACGGTATCCAG CCTGATGGCCAGATGCCAAGTGATAAGACAGTTGGCGGTGGTGATGATGCCTTCAACACCTTTTTCAGTGAAACTGGTGCAGGGAAGCACGTTCCTCGCGCTGTCTTTGTAGATCTTGAGCCCACTGTCATTGATGAAGTCAGGACCGGAACTTACCGCCAGCTCTTCCATCCAGAGCAGCTCATCAGTGGCAAGGAAGATGCTGCCAATAACTTTGCCCGTGGCCATTATACCA TTGGCAAGGAAATTGTTGATCTCTGCTTGGACCGCATCAGAAAGCTTGCTGACAACTGCACTGGCCTTCAGGGATTCCTTGTGTTCAATGCTGTCGGTGGTGGTACTGGATCTGGTCTTGGATCCCTCCTCCTTGAGCGTTTGTCTGTTGATTATGGAAAGAAATCCAAGTTGGGTTTCACTGTCTACCCATCTCCCCAGGTCTCCACATCTGTCGTTGAGCCGTACAACAGTGTCCTTTCAACTCACTCCCTCTTGGAACACACTGATGTTGCTGTCCTTCTCGACAATGAGGCCATCTACGATATCTGCAGGCGCTCCCTTGACATTGAGCGACCAACATACACCAATCTTAACAGACTCGTTTCTCAG GTGATCTCCTCCTTGACTGCATCTCTGAGGTTTGATGGTGCTCTGAATGTGGATGTGACTGAATTCCAGACCAACTTGGTCCCATACCCCAGAATCCACTTCATGCTTTCCTCCTATGCACCAGTTATCTCTGCTGAGAAGGCTTACCATGAACAGCTGTCTGTTGCTGAAATCACCAACAGTGCCTTTGAGCCCTCTTCTATGATGGCCAAGTGTGATCCTCGTCATGGTAAATACATGGCCTGCTGCTTGATGTACCGTGGTGATGTTGTGCCCAAGGATGTGAATGCTGCAGTTGCCACTATTAAGACCAAGCGCACCATTCAGTTTGTTGACTGGTGTCCAACTGGATTCAAGTGCGGTATCAACTATCAGCCACCCACTGTTGTCCCAGGCGGTGACCTTGCCAAGGTTCAGAGGGCTGTGTGCATGATCTCCAACTCAACCAGTGTTGCTGAGGTGTTCTCAAGAATTGACCACAAGTTTGACCTCATGTATGCCAAGCGTGCTTTTGTGCACTGGTATGTGGGTGAGGGTATGGAGGAAGGAGAGTTCTCTGAGGCTCGTGAGGATCTTGCTGCCCTTGAAAAGGATTATGAAGAGGTTGGTGCTGAATCAGCTGAGGGCGATGATGGTGAAGATGAAGAATATTAA
- the LOC110625349 gene encoding beta-amyrin 28-monooxygenase, whose protein sequence is MEYFHLTLLLLFILLITFSLSLLLYKHMSQYKNHNLPPGKPGLPYVGESLEFLSTGRKGHPEKFVFDRTTKYSSNVFKTNLFGHPMSVFCGAEGNKFIFSKEDKLVVSWWPDSVNKVFPSSLKSSSIEEAKKMRKFISQFLKPDALQRYVGIMDSIAQRHFASGWENKDEVVVYPLAKNYTFWIACRLFLSLEDPNHIAKFADPFQYLVSGILSIPIDLPGTPFRRAINSSKLIRKELLGIIRQRKVDLAEGNASDDILSHMLITSDENGEFMNEMDIADKIIGLLIGGYDTASSACTSIVKYLAELPHIFQGVYKEQMEIAKRKGKGEMLNWEDIQKMKYSWNVACEVMRVAPPLQGAFREVINEFNFNGFFIPKGWKLYWSANSTHKCSEYFPEPENFDPSRFEGKGPKPYTYVPFGGGPRMCPGKEYARLEILVFMHNLIKRFTFQKIIPDEKIIVNPFSAPAKELPLRLFPHKD, encoded by the exons ATGGAGTATTTTCATCTCACCCTTCTCCTTCTCTTCATATTATTGATcaccttctctctctctttacttCTCTACAAGCACATGTCACAATACAAGAACCATAACCTTCCTCCAGGGAAACCAGGCCTTCCCTATGTGGGAGAGAGCCTGGAATTCTTGTCCACAGGACGAAAAGGTCATCCTGAAAAGTTTGTCTTTGATCGGACAACTAAATACTCATCCAATGTATTCAAAACTAATCTGTTTGGCCACCCTATGTCTGTGTTCTGTGGAGCTGAAGGCAACAAGTTTATATTCTCCAAGGAAGACAAGCTTGTTGTATCCTGGTGGCCTGATTCTGTCAACAAAGTATTCCCTTCTAGTCTCAAGTCATCCTCCATTGAAGAAGccaagaaaatgagaaaatttATTTCTCAGTTCCTGAAACCTGATGCCTTGCAGCGATATGTAGGTATCATGGACTCCATTGCACAAAGGCACTTTGCTTCAGGTTGGGAGAACAAAGATGAAGTGGTTGTGTATCCTCTGGCAAAGAATTACACCTTCTGGATAGCTTGTCGTCTTTTTTTAAGCCTAGAGGATCCTAACCATATAGCAAAATTTGCAGACCCTTTTCAGTACTTGGTCTCAGGAATCCTTTCCATTCCCATTGATTTGCCTGGAACACCATTTCGCAGAGCCATAAACTCGTCAAAATTGATCAGAAAGGAGCTTCTGGGCATCATCAGACAAAGAAAGGTTGATCTTGCGGAAGGAAACGCATCTGACGATATTTTGTCTCATATGTTGATTACAAGTGACGAGAATGGAGAGTTCATGAATGAGATGGATATTGCAGACAAGATTATTGGATTGTTGATTGGTGGATATGATACTGCTAGCTCGGCTTGTACTTCCATTGTCAAGTATCTCGCTGAGCTCCCTCACATTTTCCAGGGTGTTTACAAAG AGCAAATGGAGATTGccaaaagaaaagggaaaggagaaATGCTGAATTGGGAAGACATTCAAAAGATGAAATATTCATGGAATGTGGCTTGTGAAGTGATGAGAGTTGCACCCCCTCTTCAAGGTGCTTTCAGGGAAGTCATCAATGAATTCAACTTCAATGGCTTTTTTATTCCAAAAGGCTGGAAG TTGTATTGGAGTGCAAATTCAACCCATAAGTGTTCAGAATACTTTCCAGAACCTGAAAATTTTGATCCAAGTAGATTTGAAGGGAAAGGGCCAAAACCTTATACATATGTTCCATTTGGTGGAGGACCTAGAATGTGCCCTGGAAAAGAATATGCTAGATTGGAAATACTAGTTTTCATGCATAACTTGATCAAAAGGTTCAcctttcagaaaataattcctgACGAGAAAATCATTGTTAATCCTTTTTCAGCGCCTGCTAAGGAACTTCCACTTCGTCTTTTCCCTCATAAGGATTAA